TACTAGGCCACTGGAATTCATGATCTTGGTTCAAATAGACGTTGTTGGAGACTCTCACCCCTCCGCCTGGCACTACCTTTTCTTCGATCTTGTAATCTAGGCCAAATTCTTTCTCTATGATTTCGAGTGTCTGGCGGTTTCTACTCTTATCAATGTTTGTTGCGTTGTCCTGCGTCAAATTCCACAGACGGAATGAAAAGATGACATTATGCTCCTCCGCTTCACGGACAAAGGAGAGGATTTCCCTTAAATATCCTTCGCGGTTGGTTGAACCCTCATGTCCGTCAAAGCTGTGGAGCGAAAAGTTCATCTGTCTCAGCGCAGGCTTTCCAAGCAGCTTATGCCGATTTTTTGCGATCAATGTTCCGTTTGTTGTGATATTGACCTTAAAACCTTTTTCATGACTAATATCTAGTAGCTCATCGATCTTAGGATGGAGAAGCGGCTCCCCTTTGACGTGTAGATAAATGTAATTGGTGTGCGGTTTGATCTCATCCAACCTCTTCGAAAAGTCATCCACCTTAATAAAATTTGCCTTACGCTCCGTTGGCGGGCAAAAAGTACAGGCGAGATTGCAGATGCTTGTAATTTCTATATAAACTTTTTTAAATGATTTCAAGATTTTATCTCCATTCCAGTGTCATGATTGTACGATGCTTATTTGCTTGATCATACCCCACATCGTAACATAGGAGGGCTTTTACAGCTACAGCTCTCTACAGTCGGCCGATACCATGATGAATTCATGAGAATATATGATAGCCATGCACAGTCAAACCTAACAAAAAATCGAGGGCACCGGATTTTCCGGGCCCCCTGATTTTTACTCGCCAGTATATGGTGGTGCTAGCGCTGTTTATTCTGAATCGCTGTCTTCATCTCCTACAGCCTCGCCAGCTTTGTTACCCAATGCTGCGCCTGCGATACCACCTGCAATAGTGCCGATTGGACCCAATACGGAACCCACAGCAGCACCTACAACACCACCGCCTGCAGTTCCTACAGCTTCTCCAGCGTCAACATCCATGGTCGTGTCGCGGTCAGAATCAACGTTTTGATCTTTTTTATTAGCCATCCATCTCACTCCCTCGGAATTGTGATAGGAACCGCTTCTTCTTGCCAGACCAGTTCCAAATCATATCTTGCCCTAACGGATCTGAAAGAATTCTTAAAAGTTAATCTTCTCCAAGTAAAGTCCACATGCATCCGCCATTCCACCCGTCTGCACTCGTTCTTTGGAGAGTAAAATGGTCGGTATTTCTTCTGCTTCTTTTTCACCTAATCCGATCTCGATCAACGTTCCAATCATTTTCCGAACCATATTATACAGAAATCCGTTGCCACTTACTCGAAATTGGATAAAGCCTTCTACTTCTTCTACATCCAGCGAATATATTTTTCGTACCGTATCTTTTTTCTTAGACTTGGCGTTGGAATAAGCCGTAAAATCGTGTTCACCGATAAAATACTGGCATGCTCTTTTCATTTTTTCGATATCCAGCTTTTTCCCGACATGCATACTGTACTTTCTCATGAAAGGATGGCTATACACTTCGTTCCAAATCTTGTACAAATACGTTTTATCTTTCGCATTATAACGAGCGTGAAAACGGTCATCCACTAGCTCAACTTCCGTAATGCTAATATCCGGAGGTAAATAATGATTTAAAAAATTCATGATTTTAGATTCAGGCATATTGTCACTGATCTTAAAATTCGCTACTTGCGCAAGAGCGTGGACCCCCGCATCTGTTCTACTGGACCCAATGATTTCAATGGATTGACCTACCATGACGGATAAGGCATTTTCGATTTTCCCTTGAATGGTATTCTCACTATCACCCAGACGCTGCCAGCCCTTATAACGCCCGCCATCATATTGTATGGTCAATTTATAATTATTCATTGTTTACTCTATTCCTCCACATATGAATCGGTTATTTTTTTGCACAACTGTATAAAACAATGTAGTTCTTCTTCTGTCAACGTATTCTCAATTAAATTCATGGTTTCATTTCTAAATTTTTCTGATCTTAAAAGAAAATTCTTACCATCGGGAGTAATTAAAATGTCATAAGCTCGCCGGTCATTTTCCTGACGTTCTTGTGTAATGTATTTCTTCTCTAAAAGCCTTTTCGTTAATTTAGACATTCCAGCTTGTGAAATTCCACGAATCTCTGCTAACTCTTTAGTTGTTTTAGAGCCTTGTTTATCTAAAATATCCAATACATTATACTGAGCCGTAGTAACACCCTCAATGTTAAGACGATTAATATTACTAATAATCATACATTGAAAAGGAATATAATATTTTTCTAGTTCTTTTTTTGCCATGCATATTCCCCTCCCTTAATATATTTTTTTAAATATTGTCCTGTAATGGAGGAATTACAGTTTATTAGATCCTTTGCCGTTCCCTCGAATATTACTTCACCACCCTTTTGCCCTGCAAAAGGTCCTAGATCAATAATCCAATCTGCTTGACTAATAACGTCCAGATTATGTTCTATCACAATTACGGTGCTGCCTTGTTCAGCAAGACGGTTCAAAATTTTAAGGAGCTGGGATATATCTGACATATGAAGCCCAGTGGTTGGTTCATCCAGCACATATATATTCCCTTTACTTTCAAGTTCAGCGGCGAGTTTTACTCTTTGCAGTTCACCACCAGATAAAGTATTTAATGGTTGTCCAAGTGTGATATAAGTTATTCCTACGTCTGCTAGTCTATTTAAGGTTGCAGATATTTCTTTTTCGTAGAAAAAGTCTAAGGCTTCATCAACTGTCATGTTTAAAATTTCGCTTATACTTTTGTCACGCAACTTGTAATTTAATACCCCATCTATAAATCGATTGCCCTGACAAACCTCACATTCACTTACAACTGTATCCATAAAAGCCAAGTCTGTATATGTTACTCCCAAGCCCTTGCAGTTAGGGCAGGCTCCTTGTGAATTGAAGCTAAATAAAGCAGGTTTTACATGATTGGCTTTCGAAAACAACTCCCTTATGATATCGAATAATCCTGTAAAAGTAGCAATATTGGAACGTTTTGAAGCTTGGATTGGTTTCTGATCAATAAAAATCGTTTCAGGATAAAATTTGGGCAACACTTGATTGATTAACGTACTTTTTCCTGAACCTGCAACTCCAGTGACTACCGTCATAACCCCTTTAGGAATGTTCACATTAATATTTTTAAGATTATGCAAATGCGCGTTTTTCAAAGACAGCCATTCGGCTGGATTTCTAATGTTCTTTTTCAACTGGGTTTGATTGCATAAATATTTCCCCGTAAGTGTGTCTGCCTTTACCAAACCATTCAAAGTACCTTGATACATGATTTTCCCACCATTTGTTCCAGCTTTCGGCCCCATATCAATGATATGATCTGCAATTTCAATAACATCGGGATCATGCTCGACAATAAGAACGGTATTCCCTTTATCACGTAAAAGTTTTAATAAATCATTGATCTTATTTACATCATGAGGATGTAAACCAATGCTCGGTTCATCAAAAATATAAGTAAGATCCGTTAAGCTGCTTCCTAACTGCCGAACCATCTTTATCCGCTGTGATTCGCCGCCTGAAAGAGTTGACGTCTCACGGCTTAAACTTAAATAACCTAGACCGATTGAAACTAAATGTTCCAACCGATTTCTTAGAGCCATGACCATGGTTACTGCTTTGGGGTCTTTAATGGCATTGATAAAATCGAGCAGATCCGTAATTTGCATGTCCACACAATCCGCTATATTTTTATCATTTATTGTGCACTGCAAGACCTCATGATTTAATCTAGTACCGCCACAGAGGAGACACGCTTCTTTACTGACAATGCCAGCAATTTCTTTTTTATATTTCTTTGATTCTCCATCTTCTTTTTTTAAGAAACTTCTTTCAATTCGCGGTATAAGACCTTCATAAAGTGAAGTTTTCGGCCATTCCGGATCAGCAGTAGTTACTTTAATATCTGATTTGTATAAAAGCATCTCCAATTCTTCAGCTGTAAAATCTTTTATTTTTTTGTCGTTATCAAAAAAGCCTGAATGGATATATCTTTTTAATCTCCATCCGCCTGGTTCAAAGGTTGGAAACAAAATGGCTCCCTCAATGAGAGATTTGTTTTTATCCAACAGCCGCTCCATATTTATCGTATCGACTTTCCCTAATCCCTCGCATTTTGGACACATTCCAGAAGGATTATTAAATGAAAAAACATCGGAATAGCCAACAAAGGGCTGTCCAATCCGAGAAAACAGTAATCTTAGTAATGAATGTATATCTGTGATCGTTCCAACCGTTGACCTTGCGTTTCCTCCAATACGTTTTTGATCAATGATAATGGCAACAGATAAATTTTCAATAGCATCCACATTCGGTTGTCCATAGTGCGGCAAGCGATGCCGAATAAAACTTGAATACGTTTCATTGAGCTGCCTTTGCGATTCTGCTGCTACTGTATCAAACACTAAAGATGATTTTCCTGAACCTGAAACTCCAGTAAAGACAGTTATTTTTTTCTTTGGGATTCGCACATCAATATTTTTAAGGTTTTTCTCTCTAGCTCCAACTACATGTATATATTCTTCATCTTTCTTATCCATAAAATCACCTTTCAAAAAACATATTTACAACTTACATAACAGGGTAAATATATAACCTGGTTATTTATATTTAACACCTTTCTTTTTTTTAATGCAAACGTAATTTAGAAATCGTATATGCAGCCGCTTATATTTTATTTTCACTTCAGATCTCTCTTTACTCAAAAATAGGTTGCGAATTTTAGACGATGTTTGCGGATTATGGGATTCTGTAAACGGTAT
Above is a window of Paenibacillus uliginis N3/975 DNA encoding:
- a CDS encoding MarR family winged helix-turn-helix transcriptional regulator translates to MAKKELEKYYIPFQCMIISNINRLNIEGVTTAQYNVLDILDKQGSKTTKELAEIRGISQAGMSKLTKRLLEKKYITQERQENDRRAYDILITPDGKNFLLRSEKFRNETMNLIENTLTEEELHCFIQLCKKITDSYVEE
- a CDS encoding ATP-binding cassette domain-containing protein, with product MDKKDEEYIHVVGAREKNLKNIDVRIPKKKITVFTGVSGSGKSSLVFDTVAAESQRQLNETYSSFIRHRLPHYGQPNVDAIENLSVAIIIDQKRIGGNARSTVGTITDIHSLLRLLFSRIGQPFVGYSDVFSFNNPSGMCPKCEGLGKVDTINMERLLDKNKSLIEGAILFPTFEPGGWRLKRYIHSGFFDNDKKIKDFTAEELEMLLYKSDIKVTTADPEWPKTSLYEGLIPRIERSFLKKEDGESKKYKKEIAGIVSKEACLLCGGTRLNHEVLQCTINDKNIADCVDMQITDLLDFINAIKDPKAVTMVMALRNRLEHLVSIGLGYLSLSRETSTLSGGESQRIKMVRQLGSSLTDLTYIFDEPSIGLHPHDVNKINDLLKLLRDKGNTVLIVEHDPDVIEIADHIIDMGPKAGTNGGKIMYQGTLNGLVKADTLTGKYLCNQTQLKKNIRNPAEWLSLKNAHLHNLKNINVNIPKGVMTVVTGVAGSGKSTLINQVLPKFYPETIFIDQKPIQASKRSNIATFTGLFDIIRELFSKANHVKPALFSFNSQGACPNCKGLGVTYTDLAFMDTVVSECEVCQGNRFIDGVLNYKLRDKSISEILNMTVDEALDFFYEKEISATLNRLADVGITYITLGQPLNTLSGGELQRVKLAAELESKGNIYVLDEPTTGLHMSDISQLLKILNRLAEQGSTVIVIEHNLDVISQADWIIDLGPFAGQKGGEVIFEGTAKDLINCNSSITGQYLKKYIKGGEYAWQKKN
- the truA gene encoding tRNA pseudouridine(38-40) synthase TruA — protein: MNNYKLTIQYDGGRYKGWQRLGDSENTIQGKIENALSVMVGQSIEIIGSSRTDAGVHALAQVANFKISDNMPESKIMNFLNHYLPPDISITEVELVDDRFHARYNAKDKTYLYKIWNEVYSHPFMRKYSMHVGKKLDIEKMKRACQYFIGEHDFTAYSNAKSKKKDTVRKIYSLDVEEVEGFIQFRVSGNGFLYNMVRKMIGTLIEIGLGEKEAEEIPTILLSKERVQTGGMADACGLYLEKINF
- a CDS encoding radical SAM/SPASM domain-containing protein, translating into MKSFKKVYIEITSICNLACTFCPPTERKANFIKVDDFSKRLDEIKPHTNYIYLHVKGEPLLHPKIDELLDISHEKGFKVNITTNGTLIAKNRHKLLGKPALRQMNFSLHSFDGHEGSTNREGYLREILSFVREAEEHNVIFSFRLWNLTQDNATNIDKSRNRQTLEIIEKEFGLDYKIEEKVVPGGGVRVSNNVYLNQDHEFQWPSMTAPEDEGRGFCHALRSQAAILVDGTVVPCCLDGEGVINLGNIHQASFSDIVDGERANNLVDGFSRREAVEELCRRCGYRQRFGA